From Nicotiana tabacum cultivar K326 chromosome 15, ASM71507v2, whole genome shotgun sequence, the proteins below share one genomic window:
- the LOC107797795 gene encoding ATP synthase delta chain, chloroplastic precursor translates to MAALQQTPITFQSRSPPPTQIISGPTAKLSFSGGLKLPKLTIKLRSNRTSRRGGGAAGAKMVASAAGSYANALADIAKSNGTLEQTTADLEKIEKIFDDEAVFNFFVSPIVGEEKKRELVDEIVSSSSIQPHVANFLNILVDMKRVELIKEIVKEFEKVYNTLTDTELAVVTSVVKLESQHLAQIAKGVQRLTGSKNVRIKTVIDESLVAGFTIRYGNSGSKLIDMSVKKQLEDIAAQLEIGDIQLAV, encoded by the coding sequence ATGGCGGCACTACAACAAACTCCGATAACTTTCCAGTCCAGGTCACCGCCGCCGACTCAAATCATCAGCGGACCGACGGCAAAGCTCTCCTTTTCCGGCGGCCTCAAGCTCCCGAAACTAACCATCAAGCTCCGCTCTAATCGCACCTCCCGCCGAGGCGGTGGTGCTGCCGGAGCAAAAATGGTGGCTTCCGCTGCCGGAAGTTACGCGAACGCACTCGCCGACATAGCCAAGTCGAACGGAACCCTAGAACAAACCACCGCCGACctcgaaaaaatcgaaaaaatctTCGACGACGAAGCAGTGTTCAACTTCTTCGTGAGCCCTATTGTCGGCGAAGAGAAGAAACGCGAACTCGTGGACGAGATCGTTTCATCGTCGAGCATCCAGCCGCACGTGGCGAATTTCCTGAACATTTTAGTAGACATGAAGCGCGTGGAGCTAATCAAAGAAATTGTAAAGGAGTTCGAGAAAGTGTACAATACGCTTACGGACACGGAACTTGCTGTGGTCACTTCTGTTGTGAAATTGGAATCGCAGCATTTGGCTCAGATCGCGAAAGGTGTACAGCGATTGACAGGTTCGAAAAACGTGAGGATTAAAACGGTGATTGATGAATCGCTAGTAGCTGGATTTACAATAAGGTACGGAAATTCAGGATCAAAGTTGATTGATATGAGTGTCAAGAAACAACTTGAGGATATTGCTGCTCAACTTGAAATTGGGGATATTCAACTAGCTGTATAA